Below is a window of Phormidium ambiguum IAM M-71 DNA.
CCTTTCTTACCTTCTGCCTTCTGCCTTCTGCCTTCTGCCTTCTGCCTTCTGCCTTTCTCCAACGCAATGAGAAAATCTTGATGAGTGATAAACAAATACTAATAAATGTATAGATTTAGTAGCTTATCTAAACAATTGGGAGAGATAAGGACAAAGTATTGCAAACATAATCAAACAAGTGTTGCAATAACGGTTGCGCGATCGAATTTTATAGATAATAAAAATCAGATAGATAAAAGAACTATCTAAATCAAATCAAAAGGGAGAACAATTTTATGGCTAAGATACCTGAAATGTTTGACCGCGTGACTCAGTTCTTTTCTGAAGCTTTAACGAGAATTTTCAGCCCACCGCTAGATGAAGATTATCCCGAAATTGGTGTACAACCTTTTGACGGAGATGTTTACAAAAAAACCTCTAAAGGTTCAGATTAGTGATTGTGCAAAGAAGTAGTCAAATTGTTAATCGAGGTCAAACACTTAACTATTTTAGGCTAGGCGATTTGCTTTGGGAAAATTCTGCGATCGCCTAGCCTCCTGTTATTATCCAGCATTTCATTGTCATTCCTTCCTAGTCAGAATGGGTGGTGGAATTAATTCCCCACCCATTGTTAATCTTTATAAAGAACTTGGTAATATTTGAAGTAGGGAAAAGCATAAAGCTGCACTGGCAATTGGTACGGTTAAATTATCAATGCCTAATTTCGAGAAACTCTCTAAAGCAGTAGCAACTACAGCAACAGTTACTGATACAAAATAAATTTGCCAGCTGTTACCTTGCACAGCAAATAAAATTACACTAGTGACAAAGAAACTAACTATAGCCATTGTTAACGAACCTTCCCAGCTTTTTTGGATGCCGCCTATTTTGTAGAGATGTTTACCATATTTTTGTCCGATTAAAGCTGCTAATCCATCGCCCCAAGTCATAACTAAAATACCAATGGCGGCGTAATAAGGTTGTTGAATCTGCCAAAACCAAGCTACGAGAATGCCAATACTTAGAGCATAAAAGAAAGTACCTAAACTTTTACGCCCGACACTATTTATACCTGGAAGGATAGGAAATTTATAAGATAAAAGCGCGATCGCACTCGCTAAAATAGAAGCAGCAATTCCCACCCAAGCCGGAATTGCTAACCACCAGGCGAGGAGAATTACTTGTCCGGTGCCAATATGAACTACTTTGCGAATTTTTTCAGGATCTGTGGTGGTGTAACGATGCAATAACTCAGCAATCAGAACGATTCCACCAACCCAAACAGCAGCGATCGCAATTTTAAACCACAAACTAGAGATGAACGAAAAATTGGACACAGTTTTTAATTTAATTAAAATTTTACTAATTTGGCTAATTCGTGGCTATCGGATGTTCATTTCCCCTTTGTCTCCACCTTCCTGCCGTTATCAGCCTACTTGTTCTCAGTATGCCATGCAAGCGATCGAACGTTTCGGCCCTTGGCGCGGTTCGAGTATGGCTATCCGTCGGATTTTGCGCTGTCACCCCTTTCATCCCGGAGGTTACGATCCTGTTCCAGAAATTGATACTTGTTCTTGTCACCACAAAGTAGAGGAGTAGAGGGTTTCCAGGGATTCTAGTACATGGCAAAGGATATCTACCACGATAAAGTAAAAACTGCTTTAGAAAAGGATAATTGGACAATAACTGACGAATTTTTTAGGCTTTCAATAGGCTATCGTTCAGTTTATATTGATTTAGGTGCAGAAAAATTTATAGCTGCTGAAAAAGAAGGCCATAAAATTGCTGTTGAAATTAAAAGCTTTTTAAGTCCCTCACCAGTCCAAGATTTAGAAAATGCTTTAAGACAGTATATTTTGTATCGAGATGGTTTGCAGCGATCGCAACCCGAACGTATCCTGTATTTAGCCATTACAGAATCAGTTTATCTCGATTTTTTTCAAGAGGAAATTGCCAAAATGGTAGTAGAAAATAACCAGCTTAAGTTAGTTATATTCGATCCAGAAACAGAGGAGATTGTCCAATGGATAGAGTAGAAGAATATCGCAATATTATTGAACGTATTCTAGAAGCCCATCATCGCATTCCTTACAGTCATGGACAAATTGAAAGTAAATTAATTATCGATCGCGCTCGTAATAACTTTATGATCATGGTAGTAGGTTGGGACGGCAAACGTAGAGTGCATGGTTGTGTTGTTCACGTCGAAATCATTAACGATAAAATTTGGATTCAAAGAGATGGAATTGAAGACGGAATTACTGATGAACTTGTTGCCGCAGGTATTCCAAAAGATAAAATTGTTTTGGCTTTTCATGCACCTAATGTACGACAATATACTGGATATGCTATAGCTTAACCTCTAGTCAATAGACAGTTTCAATCCATAATAGGGATTAATTAAAGTTTAAACTTCACCTGGACTATTTACAGGCATTCGATAAAATGTTTCAATCCCTGATAGGGATTAATTGAAGTTTAAACATTTGTGGCTGATTCTCAATCCGGGCTGCTACGGCCAGCCGTTTCAATCCCTGATAGGGATTAATTGAAGTTTAAACATGAAAAGTTCAAGAGTCTTAGTCAACCAAAAGATGAGTTGTTTCAATCCCTGATAGGGATTAATTGAAGTTTAAACTGAACTAAAACCCTTTTTGCTGCTCGCTCCTTTCCGTTTCAATCCCTGATAGGGATTAATTGAAGTTTAAACTTAGATTTTTTCAATGACCAAGTATGGCCGCAGACGTTTCAATCCCTGATAGGGATTAATTGAAGTTTAAACGAGAGGAAAACGCTAAAAAGTGGGGAACCAGTCGAGTTTCAATCCCTGATAGGGATTAATTGAAGTTTAAACTTTGAGAAAATTATTAATAATGAAATATATCTTGATAAGTTTCAATCCCTGATAGGGATTAATTGAAGTTTAAACTTTACTTCCGGGCATCTCTATTCCTTCTTTTACAAGAATTGTTTCAATCCCTGATAGGGATTAATTGAAGTTTAAACCCGCACAATTGAGTTAAAGCTAGCCCACTTAGCTTTGTTTCAATCCCTGATAGGGATTAATTGAAGTTTAAACCAACTCTTTTGGTAGTGATACCGAAATTTTTAAAATCCTGTTTCAATCCCTGATAGGGATTAATTGAAGTTTAAACCAGCGCATAATTTACCATCAGAAGGGGAAACAAAGTTTCAATCCCTGATAGGGATTAATTGAAGTTTAAACAGAACAAGGTGCGGAACCTTACATTTGTTTGCTACCGTTTCAATCCCTGATAGGGATTAATTGAAGTTTAAACATTTTTCTAATCCTGATGCAGGAGAAGATTTAGTTTCAATCCCTGATAGGGATTAATTGAAGTTTAAACTGCGGTACTCCGAAACCCTGAATATATTTAATTTTCGAGGTACAGTTGCGCGGAACAGAATAAATCTATCATTTCAGCCCATAACCTGTAAATACCACTCACAGGCATAACAGCCAAAACCTTCACCCCAAAAGCATTACAGACTTTGCGCGGATAAAAAATTACCCCCAAAAACCCCAAACTCTTGTAAATTAACCATTTGAGGCACAAACAAACACGACTCGCCAAAAACACCCACCCATTCGCGCAATCTGACAATGAAACCCTACCAAAAAATCCCGATTCTAGAATGTGGCGAACCCCTAACACCCATACCGCTAGAACACTTCGCTGCCCAAACACCCCACGCTTACGAAAAACTCCGCGCCCCCTATGGCAAACTCTCACCTTATTATCTCCGGGAAAGCGTTTTGGAAAGACTTATCCAAGCCCAAAACCAACTACAGTTAACTCATCCTAACTGGCGAATTTTGATATTTGACGCTTACCGACCAGTAGCAGTACAACAATTTATGGTTGATTACACCTTTGCTGAACTAGTCAGCAATCAGGAACTCAACTTAGATGAATTAAGCGAAACCCAAATCGCAGAACTCTGGCAACAAGTATATCAATTTTGGGCAGCACCGAGCCTCGACTCAGCTACACCTCCACCCCACAGCACAGGCGCAGCGATCGATGTTACTTTGGTTGATGAAAATGGCAACTTCGTTAACATGGGTTCCGCCATTGATGAAATTTCCCCTGTTTCTTTTCCTGATTACTTTGCTAATAGCAACGAGTTTCCAGAAAAACAATATCATGCCGATCGACAATTGTTATTTGAAGTGATGCGAAGTGCAAATTTTCAACGACATCCTAACGAATGGTGGCACTTTTCTTATGGCGATCAAATGTGGGCTTGGTTATCCCAACAAGAAGAACCTACAAAAAAGTTTACCGCTCAATACGGCAGAATCTAAAGTACGTAGTTGCGCTTCAGCGCTAAAGCTAGCGCTGAAGCGCAACTACGTGCCTTTTTAATCGGATAATTTCACCTGTCCACTTGTTGCTAAAACCCTGGCACTCACGCCAAATACACGCAACAAACCTTCAGAATCAGCGTGATTGTAGCTACCCACACCTTCCATTGAAGCGTTTTCTTCCGAATATAAAGAATGCGCCACATCCGTCGCCGCTACAAAGGAAATTGTTCCTTTATAAATCGCTACTTTAATTGTTCCTGTTGCTAACTCTGCGGTACATTTAATTGCTTGCAATGCCATCTTAGTTGCTAAATCAAACCAATAACCTTGATAGATTTGTTTAGCTATTAATAAAGATAATTGATCGTAAAACTCACGGGCGCGACGATCTAAAATTAACTGCAATAAATAAGCATAACAAGTACCTAGCAATTCTACCCCTGGACTTTCATAAACTCCCCGTGATTTAATCCCAACAAAACGGTTTTCTACTAAGTGCGTGCCAATCCCTAAACCATACTTTCCACCGATCGCATTTGTTTGCAAAAATGCTTCCACTAAACCAACAGAATTACCATTAATTACTACGGGAATTCCCTGTTCAAATCTCACGGTAAATTCTACAGTTTCATCAGGTGCATCAACTGGGTAACAACCCATAATTGGCTTGACAAAATGCGCGGGAGTTGTTAATTCTTCTAACATTCCCGACTCATGAGTTAACCCTAACAAATTCGCATCGGTTGAATAAGGCTTATCTTTAGTAGCAGAAACCGTAAGTCCTTTTTCTTGGCAAAAATCAATCATTTCGCTACGTCCGGGGAAACGCGCCAAAAATGCCTCATCGCGCCAAGGTGCATAAACTTCAAATTCAGGAGCTAACATATTAGTAATTAATTGGAAGCGTACTTGGTCATTTCCTCTACCAGTAGCGCCATGACTAAAAATAGTTAATCCCCGTTTTTTCATTTCCAAAATCATCGCTTTGGCTAACACACAACGGGCAATTCCAGTTGTATTCCAATAGCGTCCTTCATAACAAGCTTGAGCTTGAATGACATCTACACCTGCTTGTGCGATCGCCTCTCTAGCAGGTAATAATACAAAATCTTTGGCTCCAGCTTGCAACATTCTTTGGCGAACTGCTTCAATATCCTCTTCGTCAGGTTGTCCCAAGTCCGCTGTAAAACAGACAACTTCCACACCCATATCAGTTAGCCAACGAGTAATTGTACAACTATCTAATCCCCCAGATCCGGCAAATGCAATTGTTTTACCCTTCAAATCTTGTGCTTTCATTGCGAATTTTCCTTTAATGTAGCTGCAATAAATCAAAAAGCCTAAAAAGACAAACTCTTATTATCTACTAATAGCGATCGATATCTGTCCAACAAAGCACAGTTTTTTAGGGATTGGGTACTGGGTACTGGGAAAGTTTTGAGTTGTAAGGGCGGGTTTAGCAAATAAATTTGTGTTCACAACAGAAAATTTAACAACAAAACCCGCCCTTACAGAGTTTTAAGCTAAATAGGTGCGTTAGTGCTAACGTAATGCACCCTACTGCTGCGTCCCAGTCCCCAGTCCCCACATTGACACCAAGCCGATCGCCAAGTAACATAAACCCTTGACCAACTAAGCCAAGAGCTAACTTACAGGTGTTTTTCAGCGTTGTCATTCCTACTTATAATCGTCAACCGATACTGGAAAAATGCCTCAAAGCTTTAGAAAAGCAGCATTTGTCCCCTGGTAGCGTCATTACAGGCTATGAAGTAGTTCTTGTAGACGATGGTTCCACTGATAATACCTTGCCTTGGTTGGCATCCCACGCAGCCCAACTGCCTCATGTTAGATTGTTTCAGCAAAGTCACCAAGGGCCTGCGGCTGCCCGAAATTTAGGTGTAGAAAATGCGATCGGTGACACAATTATATTTATTGATAGCGATTTAGTAGTAACAGAAAATTTCTTGCAAGCTCATGCAGATGCTTTAGTAGCAGGGTATCAGAAAATTGGGAGCGATCGCCTTTTTACTTACGGTCGAGTAATTAACACCTGCAACTTTGATGACCCCACAGCAGAACCTTATAAAATTACCGACTTCTCTGCCGCTTATTTTGCTACCGGAAATGTCGCCATTTCCCGACATTGGTTAGAAAAAGCTGGGTTATTTGACACCCAATTTCAACTTTACGGTTGGGAAGACTTAGAACTAGGAGTCCGCTTAAAAAAGCTAGATTTAAAACTAATTAAATGTCCCGCCGCAGTCGGCTATCATTGGCATCCACCCTTTGCCTTAGACCAAATTCCTAACTTAATTGAAAAAGAAATTCAACGCGGACGCATGGGAGTTTTATTTTACAAAAAACATCCAAGTTGGGAAGTGAAAATGATGATTCAAATGACTTGGATACACCGCTTACTTTGGGGAATTTTATCTTTAGGTGGTCGGCTTAACGAACGTACTCTCGCCCCTTTATTACAAACATTAATTAACCAAGGAAAACCCCAATTAGCTTTAGAAATTGCCAGAATATTTCTTAACTGGTACAACGTCAAAGCCGTTTATCAAGCATCAGCTTCATTGAATTTGTAGAGAGCAAATTTTACATTTCAGATTTGATCGAATTGCCAAGGGAAAATTACAAATCTAAAATCCTATACTCTTTGCCTTGATCCCCCCTTTAACATCACCAGTAAATTGCTAAGATATGCTATGTTAATAGGGCTATTTTCATAACACCAACTAGGTGGGAAATATTTTCTCAAGAAATAGCAACTTCCCCAAATACAGCAATTCACTATTACTGTGAGATGTAATATGCTTCATCAGGCAAAAGTTTTAGGAGTGGTTTCAGGATTAGCTATTTTAGTAGCTGCTTGTTCTGATGGCACCCAAAGTGCTACGAATACTACCTCGCCACCAGCAGCCGATACAGCTGCTAATGTCAGCACTACCGCACCTGCTGGACAACCAGCAACAAGCGCAGCTACTGACATTAGCAGTCTGGGTGTTAAAGATGTTAGTGAAATTAAATTTCAGACACCATCACCTAACGTGATCAATGGTTTTGTTGATGCAGTGAACAACTCTGGGACAATTAAGCACAACGTCAGCAAAACGGGTACGGTTAAATTTACTGGTTGGGCAATCGTTCCAGAAAAAACCAAAGCAGCTGAAAAGGTGATTATTACATTACCAACAAATAATCAAATTGTGGCGATCGCTAATGTAAATACAGCTAGACCTGATGTAGCCAAAGCAATCAAAAGTGAAAATTACAAAAACTCTGGTTGGACAACTTCCTTTGCCGCCAGCAGTTTACCCACAGGTAGAATAGTCTTAAAAGCTTGGGCTTACGACCCCGCTACCAAAACAGCTACTCAGCTGAAGAATCTTCATGAACTCACAGTTTCGGAATAACTAAAAAAATTTCCCCGACTGTACCTAATTGTGTTAGTTTAGGAATTGCTGTCTAAAATCACACAAATCACACATCTGAGGTTTCGGGTGTTTCTGCGACAGAAAGTTACCAGAAATCCCCTCAGATGGAGGATTAACCCGAAAGGAGATTAAAAAATTATGCCAGTTGTATCTTTGGCTCAAATGATGGAGTCTGGTGTTCACTTTGGGCATCAAACTCGTCGTTGGAATCCGAAAATGTCCCCTTACATTTACACATCTCGTAACGGGGTACATATTATTGATTTAGTTCAAACTGCTCAGTTGATGGAGGAAGCTTACACCTTCATGCGGACTGCGGCAGAACAAGGGAAAAAATTCCTGTTTATTGGCACTAAGCGCCAAGCAGCTGGGATTATTGCCCAAGAAGCTTCTCGTTGTGGTGCTTATTATGTTAACCAACGTTGGTTAGGCGGAATGCTGACCAACTGGACAACAATTAAAACCAGAGTAGAACGTCTCAAAGATTTAGAAAGACGGCAAGAAAGCGGCGCATTAGATTTATTGCCCAAAAAAGAAGCTGCGGTTTTACGCCGGGAAATGGAAAAGCTGCAAAAATATTTGGGCGGCATTAAGTTAATGCGGAAAATTCCCGATGTGGTTTTAATTGTCGATCAAAAACGGGAATATAACGCCGTTCAGGAATGCCAGAAACTAGGATTAACCATCGTTTCTTTGTTAGATACTAACTGCGATCCAGATGTAGTTGATATTCCGATTCCTGCTAACGATGATGCAATTCGATCGATTAAGCTAATTATCGGCAAATTGGCAGATGCGATTTACGAAGGTCGTCACGGTCAATTAGATGTAGCTGAAGAAGAAGATTAC
It encodes the following:
- the yidD gene encoding membrane protein insertion efficiency factor YidD; this translates as MKILLIWLIRGYRMFISPLSPPSCRYQPTCSQYAMQAIERFGPWRGSSMAIRRILRCHPFHPGGYDPVPEIDTCSCHHKVEE
- a CDS encoding element excision factor XisH family protein, with the translated sequence MAKDIYHDKVKTALEKDNWTITDEFFRLSIGYRSVYIDLGAEKFIAAEKEGHKIAVEIKSFLSPSPVQDLENALRQYILYRDGLQRSQPERILYLAITESVYLDFFQEEIAKMVVENNQLKLVIFDPETEEIVQWIE
- a CDS encoding XisI protein, with protein sequence MDRVEEYRNIIERILEAHHRIPYSHGQIESKLIIDRARNNFMIMVVGWDGKRRVHGCVVHVEIINDKIWIQRDGIEDGITDELVAAGIPKDKIVLAFHAPNVRQYTGYAIA
- a CDS encoding M15 family metallopeptidase, with the protein product MKPYQKIPILECGEPLTPIPLEHFAAQTPHAYEKLRAPYGKLSPYYLRESVLERLIQAQNQLQLTHPNWRILIFDAYRPVAVQQFMVDYTFAELVSNQELNLDELSETQIAELWQQVYQFWAAPSLDSATPPPHSTGAAIDVTLVDENGNFVNMGSAIDEISPVSFPDYFANSNEFPEKQYHADRQLLFEVMRSANFQRHPNEWWHFSYGDQMWAWLSQQEEPTKKFTAQYGRI
- the argG gene encoding argininosuccinate synthase: MKAQDLKGKTIAFAGSGGLDSCTITRWLTDMGVEVVCFTADLGQPDEEDIEAVRQRMLQAGAKDFVLLPAREAIAQAGVDVIQAQACYEGRYWNTTGIARCVLAKAMILEMKKRGLTIFSHGATGRGNDQVRFQLITNMLAPEFEVYAPWRDEAFLARFPGRSEMIDFCQEKGLTVSATKDKPYSTDANLLGLTHESGMLEELTTPAHFVKPIMGCYPVDAPDETVEFTVRFEQGIPVVINGNSVGLVEAFLQTNAIGGKYGLGIGTHLVENRFVGIKSRGVYESPGVELLGTCYAYLLQLILDRRAREFYDQLSLLIAKQIYQGYWFDLATKMALQAIKCTAELATGTIKVAIYKGTISFVAATDVAHSLYSEENASMEGVGSYNHADSEGLLRVFGVSARVLATSGQVKLSD
- a CDS encoding glycosyltransferase family 2 protein, producing the protein MFFSVVIPTYNRQPILEKCLKALEKQHLSPGSVITGYEVVLVDDGSTDNTLPWLASHAAQLPHVRLFQQSHQGPAAARNLGVENAIGDTIIFIDSDLVVTENFLQAHADALVAGYQKIGSDRLFTYGRVINTCNFDDPTAEPYKITDFSAAYFATGNVAISRHWLEKAGLFDTQFQLYGWEDLELGVRLKKLDLKLIKCPAAVGYHWHPPFALDQIPNLIEKEIQRGRMGVLFYKKHPSWEVKMMIQMTWIHRLLWGILSLGGRLNERTLAPLLQTLINQGKPQLALEIARIFLNWYNVKAVYQASASLNL
- the rpsB gene encoding 30S ribosomal protein S2, translating into MPVVSLAQMMESGVHFGHQTRRWNPKMSPYIYTSRNGVHIIDLVQTAQLMEEAYTFMRTAAEQGKKFLFIGTKRQAAGIIAQEASRCGAYYVNQRWLGGMLTNWTTIKTRVERLKDLERRQESGALDLLPKKEAAVLRREMEKLQKYLGGIKLMRKIPDVVLIVDQKREYNAVQECQKLGLTIVSLLDTNCDPDVVDIPIPANDDAIRSIKLIIGKLADAIYEGRHGQLDVAEEEDYEDYEGAEDDLEYDESEFIDSDEDEDSEE